The genomic segment TTGGAGTCATGACACCTACGGATGCGTGCCAGTCCGCAGCTCTGTCGCTCACCGTTAAACATCTTTAATGGGGTTAAGGAAGTGCGGTTAGCGGAACAGAGCTGCTGAAAACATTGGCGAGGCAAACATAACCGGCGCAAGCCGAGTTGCCCTTACAGGCTGACAGCCGGGAAAGACCGGCTCCTAATTCTGAAAACCGCCCGTTTTCGTCCCTGCCACGGCTAAAGCCGTGGGGCTTCTCGCGGGCATTTGGTGAAAAAAATCGTGTGATGAATCAGGTGGAGATCTGAAAAAACCGTGATTCCCGATTCTCCAGTACTCGCACTCGACTACGTCCATTATTTATGATTTCCACCCGAATTTGAACGCCAATGTATTCGGTGAGAGCGGGTACATGAGAAATTATCCCAACCTTGCGTCCTTGAGACTGAAGGGCGTCCAATGCAGCGAGGACGGTATCCAGGGTATCTTGATCCAAGCTACCGAATCCTTCATCGATGAATAGTGATTCTACTTGCGTGTTCTGAGTTGATAGCGAGGCTAATCCCAATGCCAAGGCTAGGGATACGATGAATGTTTCACCTCCTGATAAACTATGGACGCCTCGCAATTCGTTTCCTGAGTCACGGTCTAGCACTTGCAATTCCAAGCCTGCGTTACGGATCCGTTTTAAGTGATAGCGTCGCGCCAAGTCTTCCAAATGACGATTGGCATGGCCGAGCAGGATCTCCAAGGTGAGACTTTGGGCATAGGTACGGAATTTGACGCCATCTGCTGAACCAATCAATTCCCGCAACTCTTCCCAGCGTTTCCATTCCCGCTCCTTGATTTCCCGGGCGACAAGTAGCTCTCTACTCTGAGCGCATCGTTGATCATCATTCCGCACGCGAAATTGGACATCAGCAAGATAAGAGCGAGCTGTTTCTTCATCGCATGTCGCCTTGGTTAGTGCCATTGCTATTTCGCTTTCGGTGAGGGTTGGGGCACCTGATGATAGATAATCTTCTCGTTCGCAACGCCGTTCCCTAAGATGGCTGGCAGCAATTTCTCGGCCACGTTCGATGGCATCGAGATTGGCGCGCTCTTGTTCTAGCCAAACGCTATCTCGTTCTAGGAGTTTGCGCAGGGTGGAGAGTTCGATTTGATGAGACGCAAGCAACCGTTCGAGATGAGCATGGGTCAATTTAAGGGTTTGATAGTGCAGTTCGCGATCGTCGGCACGGAGTGTCCGTTGGGTACGAGCCGCGATCAGCGATTCTTCTACTTGATGCAGAGCTAGGTTCGCTTGTTGTTCAATGGTTTGTGCTTGATCTAACCGAGACAGAAGCTCTTTTTCTACAGAGTCTGCTGATTGGCCTTTTAGCAAAGTGGCGCGTTCCTGGCTTAGAGTTGCATCAGCAGAGCACGCTGTGGCAGCGTCCCGAGCTGTTTGCTGCGCTCGCTCGTGGGTCATATCGACGGTGGCAGTAGCTCCCGCCAGTGCTATTTTTCCCGTGGCGATTTCTTGGGCTAACTTACCAAGGCGCTCCTGGTGTTGACGATAGGCTTGACAGTCCCTCTCGCAACGAACCTGAAAGGCTGCTGGATCATTATCCAGGGTGCTTGACCAATGCTTGATGCCTGCCAGAGGGGCCGCTAAGGTCTCGCGGGCTACGGTCATCTCGCGCGCCGCACGGACCATTTCGGCAGTGGCGGCAGCATGACGTTCGCAGGCTGAGGCCAATGCACGTTCTAAATGAACCAATTTTTCGCGGGTGATTGCTTCCTCATGAGCAGCGGCATCAACCGCTACGCGAGCGGCACTAATCGCTGATTGGGTAGCCCGCGCCATCTCCTCGGCCTGGATGATGGCATCGATCTGGCCGCGTAACTCTTCATCATGGCGGCGTAACCGCTCAGGAAGATCTGGATCGATATGATCCAGTGGTGTAACAGCATACGCTGCCCAAACTTGTTGCGCGGCGGTCAATTCATTGGTCCAGGAATCGACACGCACTTGTTGGGCATGAGCCTGACGCTGGGCATTATCACGGCTGGCGCAGGCGCGCGCCTGCTCAGTCGTAAGTTGTTCCAACGCTTGGCCCAATTCGGTGACCCGTTGACGCTGATCGTCCAGCAATTCATTGAAAGCGCCTGGTGAATGGCTCCATGGATGGTCAAGAGAACCACACACTGGACAAGGTTGGTTCATGGTGAGATGAGCACGCAGGGTTATCACGTCCTTACTCGCGGCAAGCGTGGCGCGCTCCAGGGCTGATTGCGCCTCACCGTAGGCGGAGCGCATTGGTACCAGCTCATCTGCGCAGCGCCGCGCTATCACTTCAGCAGCCGCCATATCGCGCATGGCGTCATCATGAGTCGCCAGGGCAGCGTCCAACTCCTGACGCGCACGACATATTGCCATGACCGCATCGGCATGGCGGCGCAGTTGTTCGCGTGTTTCTGCCAACGCCAAGCGGTGATGTGCTAATTCCGTACTATCCTGGCCAACAGC from the Gammaproteobacteria bacterium genome contains:
- a CDS encoding DNA repair protein SbcC/Rad50; this encodes MKILAIRGRNLTSLAGDFVIDLEHGPLGQANLYAITGPTGSGKSTLLDALCLALFDTVPRLVGSPRVTLGEEADHGISANDPRNLLRHGAVEGWAEVDFVGFDHCRYRSRWEVYRARKRAAGCLQAQSMTLRNLTDNKFIGHTKTEVLDAIATRLGLNFDQFCRSVLLAQGEFAAFLKARGKERGELLERITGTELYSQISIAAYDRAKLEKEELQLLNHRVQDLQPLEKEIRANLDSEQETQLAALKTARAVLMEAQRARDWHLHYQRLVYAETMADNELAAATALCSEAASRQKAWQEIFRVQALRVPLAETDRHTKLLDDAEAALAQARVAEERINQASTMARMAFDTARVNWRNAETALEKITPDLLRARLLDARLSDARHQRKLTVSNDATAQRAAQDAIRHYQALLKDQDERERQYAATVEWLGAHAHHAALVEQWPRWDAELRRFQILLAAERSARQDAAVRQHEIGLLTVQLDLARKSLTATQAVLEQTQTELVAREVEAVGQDSTELAHHRLALAETREQLRRHADAVMAICRARQELDAALATHDDAMRDMAAAEVIARRCADELVPMRSAYGEAQSALERATLAASKDVITLRAHLTMNQPCPVCGSLDHPWSHSPGAFNELLDDQRQRVTELGQALEQLTTEQARACASRDNAQRQAHAQQVRVDSWTNELTAAQQVWAAYAVTPLDHIDPDLPERLRRHDEELRGQIDAIIQAEEMARATQSAISAARVAVDAAAHEEAITREKLVHLERALASACERHAAATAEMVRAAREMTVARETLAAPLAGIKHWSSTLDNDPAAFQVRCERDCQAYRQHQERLGKLAQEIATGKIALAGATATVDMTHERAQQTARDAATACSADATLSQERATLLKGQSADSVEKELLSRLDQAQTIEQQANLALHQVEESLIAARTQRTLRADDRELHYQTLKLTHAHLERLLASHQIELSTLRKLLERDSVWLEQERANLDAIERGREIAASHLRERRCEREDYLSSGAPTLTESEIAMALTKATCDEETARSYLADVQFRVRNDDQRCAQSRELLVAREIKEREWKRWEELRELIGSADGVKFRTYAQSLTLEILLGHANRHLEDLARRYHLKRIRNAGLELQVLDRDSGNELRGVHSLSGGETFIVSLALALGLASLSTQNTQVESLFIDEGFGSLDQDTLDTVLAALDALQSQGRKVGIISHVPALTEYIGVQIRVEIINNGRSRVRVLENRESRFFQIST